One Castanea sativa cultivar Marrone di Chiusa Pesio chromosome 4, ASM4071231v1 DNA window includes the following coding sequences:
- the LOC142631649 gene encoding uncharacterized protein LOC142631649 isoform X1: MALLGMGANMQYNGNFPGYYSRINLNMEANSSTWPVNDIDKVFDHGPFYNGFLPSFPPDQVLGYQKEVLKQEMLKHETIFRDQIHELHRLYSRQRALMDEMRRNELYKHELRLETSKSNSVLSHVSSEYAQNTCHATHAPSLPWVNPACGGLSVSGAENVQFPLSSIQGKSTQACPDPAQTEECFKDFELLESKCKKIGKKVLDLQLPAYVYVDSEEEESLEDGKVTKVLDLSSYTSKGITQVVCNGDVNPFHGSNELKDVFCEEASTSVLKKSTALADLNEPVKFEEEAASKSDFVGPTSCRESPCLDVSQKTKSTFQISSEEIIQNTCTRWDFESRSDVVLSEKKERKQEWPSFSDEAGFVAENLSMLPESSKEELQQAHQPPTFHLLTKSYQEVETKRTIFSVESFGRDHGSLNDSQPGPSSASYMCTSRELVPHADVAISGSSPAASCRKPVRDMVRNPIAVQALPCFNTSVSLGSSKSSIGRPGLTGDISHSVQDSFCNSYQSEPKRFRVHPPSFSFDNVNNDNNHELTSEHQGLSNYVQGSMDMKSSKSINLNFMPNCCSSDVEVSQSIQGTDGMEKLEKLTGVLALLKVKQVLDGRPEKGSEDSTQVESVLLKAYTECIPDVDPKKFEASDSPSNRRILNFPTYEKPHISSDQCSSHASQSETHQNGDEYIENTQKDVLDINLTCDSVPDSGKCPTASELVLENGLDKKHEGFGSHIDLNSCINEDESSPMHSLSTEVDLQAPASPENKECSPPRGESNETLLETPSQSSRQEDADLLGELMRIAAEAIISISSSEVQICIEKTTCKTSEAPSSDSLHWFAGIVSSVEGEPENESGKVLSSKYSNHDDDEFLPDGIDYFEAMTLRLTETKEEECCCKCNIQKEEERGAILLQSQPRKGRTRRGRQRKDFQSEILPSLASLSRYEVTEDLQTIGGLMEAAGSRWETGSLRNAGRIGSTRGRRRSCAPSSSVAENTVGSLLKQQTANSEKGIEERNLIGWGKITRRRRGQRHPVSNPQLILGQV; the protein is encoded by the exons ATGGCACTGCTGGGAATGGGAGCAAATATGCAGTATAATGGCAATTTCCCAGGATATTACTCCAGAATAAATCTTAATATGGAGGCTAATAGCAGCACATGGCCCGTAAACGATATAGATAAAGTGTTTGATCATGGACCCTTCTACAATGGTTTTTTGCCATCTTTTCCTCCTGATCAGGTTTTGGGGTACCAGAAGGAAGTATTAAAGCAGGAGATGCTCAAGCATGAAACCATATTTAGGGATCAG ATCCATGAGCTTCATCGCCTTTACAGTAGACAGAGGGCATTGATGGATGAAATGAGAAGGAATGAATTGTATAAACATGAACTAAGGTTGGAGACATCAAAGTCAAATTCTGTTCTGTCTCACGTCTCAAGTGAATACGCTCAAAACACATGTCATGCGACTCATGCCCCTAGCTTGCCTTGGGTAAACCCTGCCTGTGGTGGATTATCAGTTTCAGGTGCTGAAAATGTCCAATTTCCTTTGAGTTCTATTCAAGGAAAGAGCACTCAAGCGTGTCCTGATCCTGCTCAAACTGAAGAATGTTTTAAAGACTTTGAGCTATTGGAATCCAAGTGCaagaaaattgggaaaaaagTATTGGATCTTCAACTTCCAGCTTATGTGTACGTTGACAGTGAAGAAGAGGAATCATTGGAAGATGGAAAGGTTACTAAAGTGCTTGATCTGTCAAGTTATACTTCAAAAGGAATTACTCAGGTTGTGTGCAATGGTGATGTAAATCCATTTCATGGCAGTAATGAACTTAAGGATGTTTTTTGTGAGGAAGCCTCCACTTCAGTATTGAAAAAATCCACAGCTCTGGCTGACTTAAATGAGCCTGTTAAGTTTGAGGAAGAAGCAGCTTCTAAATCTGATTTTGTTGGCCCTACCAGTTGCAGGGAGAGCCCATGCCTTGATGTTTCCCAAAAGACAAAATCAACCTTCCAGATTTCTTCTGAGGAAATTATCCAAAATACCTGTACCAGATGGGATTTCGAATCTCGCTCAGATGTTGTACTgtctgaaaagaaagaaagaaaacaagagtGGCCATCCTTCAGTGATGAAGCTG GTTTTGTTGCAGAAAACTTATCCATGTTGCCTGAATCATCAAAAGAAGAGCTTCAGCAAGCTCATCAACCTCCAACATTTCATTTATTAACTAAGAGTTACCAAGAAGTGGAGACTAAAAGAACAATTTTCAGTGTTGAGAGCTTTGGAAGGGATCACGGTTCCCTCAATGATAGCCAACCTGGACCAAGCAGTGCTTCTTACATGTGCACTTCACGTGAGCTTGTTCCTCATGCTGATGTGGCCATTTCTGGGTCATCTCCAGCTGCATCTTGTAGAAAACCTGTACGTGACATGGTGCGAAATCCAATTGCTGTTCAAGCATTACCATGTTTTAACACCTCTGTATCACTGGGTAGTTCAAAATCATCAATTGGGAGGCCTGGGCTTACTGGAGACATATCTCATTCTGTTCAGGATAGCTTTTGCAACAGCTACCAATCAGAGCCCAAGAGATTTAGGGTTCACCCACCATCCTTCAGTTTTGATAATGTGAACAACGATAACAACCATGAGTTAACATCTGAACACCAAGGCCTTTCAAACTATGTTCAGGGTTCCATGGACATGAAGTCTTCTAAGAGcataaacttgaattttatgCCTAATTGCTGTTCTTCAGATGTGGAAGTTTCACAGAGTATCCAGGGTACAGATGGAATGGAGAAACTTGAAAAATTAACAGGGGTTTTGGCGCTGCTTAAAGTGAAGCAAGTACTTGATGGGAGACCCGAAAAAGGAAGTGAAGATTCAACCCAGGTGGAATCTGTCCTTTTAAAAGCTTATACAGAATGTATCCCTGATGTTGATCCAAAGAAATTTGAGGCAAGTGACTCCCCTAGTAATAGACGAATCCTTAATTTTCCCACTTATGAAAAGCCTCATATATCAAGTGATCAGTGTTCTTCTCATGCCTCCCAGTCAGAAACCCATCAGAATGGAGATGAATATATAGAGAATACTCAGAAAGATGTACTTGACATAAACTTGACTTGCGACTCTGTGCCTGACTCAGGAAAATGTCCTACTGCAAGTGAGCTTGTACTAGAGAATGGACTTGACAAAAAACATGAAGGTTTTGGAAGTCACATTGACCTGAACTCATGTATTAATGAGGATGAGTCTTCTCCAATGCACTCTCTCTCAACAGAAGTTGACCTTCAGGCGCCTGCCAGTCCAGAGAACAAGGAGTGTTCCCCACCCAGAGGAGAGTCTAATGAAACCTTACTTGAGACACCTTCTCAATCATCAAGACAGGAAGATGCAGATCTTCTAGGGGAACTAATGAGGATTGCTGCAGAGGCTATAATCTCCATTTCATCATCAGAGGTTCAAATTTGTATTGAGAAGACCACTTGCAAGACATCTGAAGCTCCTTCAAGTGACTCCTTACATTGGTTTGCTGGGATAGTTTCTTCTGTGGAAGGTGAACCAGAGAATGAGTCTGGAAAGGTTTTAAGTAGTAAGTATAGtaatcatgatgatgatgagtttCTGCCTGACGGAATTGATTACTTTGAGGCCATGACATTGAGGCTTACCGAGACAAAAGAGGAAGAGTGCTGCTGTAAGTGTAATATccaaaaagaggaagaaagaggtGCGATTTTGTTACAAAGTCAGCCAAGGAAGGGCCGGACAAGGAGGGGGAGGCAGCGTAAGGACTTCCAAAGTGAAATTCTACCAAGCCTTGCCTCTTTGTCAAGGTATGAAGTGACTGAGGATCTCCAAACAATAGGAGGATTAATGGAAGCTGCTGGTAGTCGTTGGGAAACAGGTTCTTTGAGAAATGCAGGTAGAATTGGGTCGACAAGGGGGAGGAGACGGTCTTGTGCCCCTTCTTCCAGCGTTGCAGAGAACACGGTGGGCTCACTGTTAAAGCAGCAAACTGCCAACAGTGAAAAGGGCATTGAGGAGAGGAACCTAATAGGCTGGGGAAAGATCACTAGGCGGCGTAGGGGGCAGAGGCATCCAGTTAGTAACCCACAGCTTATTTTAGGCCAAGTATAG
- the LOC142631649 gene encoding uncharacterized protein LOC142631649 isoform X2 — protein sequence MALLGMGANMQYNGNFPGYYSRINLNMEANSSTWPVNDIDKVFDHGPFYNGFLPSFPPDQVLGYQKEVLKQEMLKHETIFRDQIHELHRLYSRQRALMDEMRRNELYKHELRLETSKSNSVLSHVSSEYAQNTCHATHAPSLPWVNPACGGLSVSGAENVQFPLSSIQGKSTQACPDPAQTEECFKDFELLESKCKKIGKKVLDLQLPAYVYVDSEEEESLEDGKVTKVLDLSSYTSKGITQVVCNGDVNPFHGSNELKDVFCEEASTSVLKKSTALADLNEPVKFEEEAASKSDFVGPTSCRESPCLDVSQKTKSTFQISSEEIIQNTCTRWDFESRSDVVLSEKKERKQEWPSFSDEAENLSMLPESSKEELQQAHQPPTFHLLTKSYQEVETKRTIFSVESFGRDHGSLNDSQPGPSSASYMCTSRELVPHADVAISGSSPAASCRKPVRDMVRNPIAVQALPCFNTSVSLGSSKSSIGRPGLTGDISHSVQDSFCNSYQSEPKRFRVHPPSFSFDNVNNDNNHELTSEHQGLSNYVQGSMDMKSSKSINLNFMPNCCSSDVEVSQSIQGTDGMEKLEKLTGVLALLKVKQVLDGRPEKGSEDSTQVESVLLKAYTECIPDVDPKKFEASDSPSNRRILNFPTYEKPHISSDQCSSHASQSETHQNGDEYIENTQKDVLDINLTCDSVPDSGKCPTASELVLENGLDKKHEGFGSHIDLNSCINEDESSPMHSLSTEVDLQAPASPENKECSPPRGESNETLLETPSQSSRQEDADLLGELMRIAAEAIISISSSEVQICIEKTTCKTSEAPSSDSLHWFAGIVSSVEGEPENESGKVLSSKYSNHDDDEFLPDGIDYFEAMTLRLTETKEEECCCKCNIQKEEERGAILLQSQPRKGRTRRGRQRKDFQSEILPSLASLSRYEVTEDLQTIGGLMEAAGSRWETGSLRNAGRIGSTRGRRRSCAPSSSVAENTVGSLLKQQTANSEKGIEERNLIGWGKITRRRRGQRHPVSNPQLILGQV from the exons ATGGCACTGCTGGGAATGGGAGCAAATATGCAGTATAATGGCAATTTCCCAGGATATTACTCCAGAATAAATCTTAATATGGAGGCTAATAGCAGCACATGGCCCGTAAACGATATAGATAAAGTGTTTGATCATGGACCCTTCTACAATGGTTTTTTGCCATCTTTTCCTCCTGATCAGGTTTTGGGGTACCAGAAGGAAGTATTAAAGCAGGAGATGCTCAAGCATGAAACCATATTTAGGGATCAG ATCCATGAGCTTCATCGCCTTTACAGTAGACAGAGGGCATTGATGGATGAAATGAGAAGGAATGAATTGTATAAACATGAACTAAGGTTGGAGACATCAAAGTCAAATTCTGTTCTGTCTCACGTCTCAAGTGAATACGCTCAAAACACATGTCATGCGACTCATGCCCCTAGCTTGCCTTGGGTAAACCCTGCCTGTGGTGGATTATCAGTTTCAGGTGCTGAAAATGTCCAATTTCCTTTGAGTTCTATTCAAGGAAAGAGCACTCAAGCGTGTCCTGATCCTGCTCAAACTGAAGAATGTTTTAAAGACTTTGAGCTATTGGAATCCAAGTGCaagaaaattgggaaaaaagTATTGGATCTTCAACTTCCAGCTTATGTGTACGTTGACAGTGAAGAAGAGGAATCATTGGAAGATGGAAAGGTTACTAAAGTGCTTGATCTGTCAAGTTATACTTCAAAAGGAATTACTCAGGTTGTGTGCAATGGTGATGTAAATCCATTTCATGGCAGTAATGAACTTAAGGATGTTTTTTGTGAGGAAGCCTCCACTTCAGTATTGAAAAAATCCACAGCTCTGGCTGACTTAAATGAGCCTGTTAAGTTTGAGGAAGAAGCAGCTTCTAAATCTGATTTTGTTGGCCCTACCAGTTGCAGGGAGAGCCCATGCCTTGATGTTTCCCAAAAGACAAAATCAACCTTCCAGATTTCTTCTGAGGAAATTATCCAAAATACCTGTACCAGATGGGATTTCGAATCTCGCTCAGATGTTGTACTgtctgaaaagaaagaaagaaaacaagagtGGCCATCCTTCAGTGATGAAGCTG AAAACTTATCCATGTTGCCTGAATCATCAAAAGAAGAGCTTCAGCAAGCTCATCAACCTCCAACATTTCATTTATTAACTAAGAGTTACCAAGAAGTGGAGACTAAAAGAACAATTTTCAGTGTTGAGAGCTTTGGAAGGGATCACGGTTCCCTCAATGATAGCCAACCTGGACCAAGCAGTGCTTCTTACATGTGCACTTCACGTGAGCTTGTTCCTCATGCTGATGTGGCCATTTCTGGGTCATCTCCAGCTGCATCTTGTAGAAAACCTGTACGTGACATGGTGCGAAATCCAATTGCTGTTCAAGCATTACCATGTTTTAACACCTCTGTATCACTGGGTAGTTCAAAATCATCAATTGGGAGGCCTGGGCTTACTGGAGACATATCTCATTCTGTTCAGGATAGCTTTTGCAACAGCTACCAATCAGAGCCCAAGAGATTTAGGGTTCACCCACCATCCTTCAGTTTTGATAATGTGAACAACGATAACAACCATGAGTTAACATCTGAACACCAAGGCCTTTCAAACTATGTTCAGGGTTCCATGGACATGAAGTCTTCTAAGAGcataaacttgaattttatgCCTAATTGCTGTTCTTCAGATGTGGAAGTTTCACAGAGTATCCAGGGTACAGATGGAATGGAGAAACTTGAAAAATTAACAGGGGTTTTGGCGCTGCTTAAAGTGAAGCAAGTACTTGATGGGAGACCCGAAAAAGGAAGTGAAGATTCAACCCAGGTGGAATCTGTCCTTTTAAAAGCTTATACAGAATGTATCCCTGATGTTGATCCAAAGAAATTTGAGGCAAGTGACTCCCCTAGTAATAGACGAATCCTTAATTTTCCCACTTATGAAAAGCCTCATATATCAAGTGATCAGTGTTCTTCTCATGCCTCCCAGTCAGAAACCCATCAGAATGGAGATGAATATATAGAGAATACTCAGAAAGATGTACTTGACATAAACTTGACTTGCGACTCTGTGCCTGACTCAGGAAAATGTCCTACTGCAAGTGAGCTTGTACTAGAGAATGGACTTGACAAAAAACATGAAGGTTTTGGAAGTCACATTGACCTGAACTCATGTATTAATGAGGATGAGTCTTCTCCAATGCACTCTCTCTCAACAGAAGTTGACCTTCAGGCGCCTGCCAGTCCAGAGAACAAGGAGTGTTCCCCACCCAGAGGAGAGTCTAATGAAACCTTACTTGAGACACCTTCTCAATCATCAAGACAGGAAGATGCAGATCTTCTAGGGGAACTAATGAGGATTGCTGCAGAGGCTATAATCTCCATTTCATCATCAGAGGTTCAAATTTGTATTGAGAAGACCACTTGCAAGACATCTGAAGCTCCTTCAAGTGACTCCTTACATTGGTTTGCTGGGATAGTTTCTTCTGTGGAAGGTGAACCAGAGAATGAGTCTGGAAAGGTTTTAAGTAGTAAGTATAGtaatcatgatgatgatgagtttCTGCCTGACGGAATTGATTACTTTGAGGCCATGACATTGAGGCTTACCGAGACAAAAGAGGAAGAGTGCTGCTGTAAGTGTAATATccaaaaagaggaagaaagaggtGCGATTTTGTTACAAAGTCAGCCAAGGAAGGGCCGGACAAGGAGGGGGAGGCAGCGTAAGGACTTCCAAAGTGAAATTCTACCAAGCCTTGCCTCTTTGTCAAGGTATGAAGTGACTGAGGATCTCCAAACAATAGGAGGATTAATGGAAGCTGCTGGTAGTCGTTGGGAAACAGGTTCTTTGAGAAATGCAGGTAGAATTGGGTCGACAAGGGGGAGGAGACGGTCTTGTGCCCCTTCTTCCAGCGTTGCAGAGAACACGGTGGGCTCACTGTTAAAGCAGCAAACTGCCAACAGTGAAAAGGGCATTGAGGAGAGGAACCTAATAGGCTGGGGAAAGATCACTAGGCGGCGTAGGGGGCAGAGGCATCCAGTTAGTAACCCACAGCTTATTTTAGGCCAAGTATAG
- the LOC142631947 gene encoding flavin-containing monooxygenase FMO GS-OX-like 9 — translation MVSVRTQSKRVCVIGAGPSGLVAARELSKEGHSAVVLEQNHDVGGQWLYDPNVEVEDPLGRNTFLKVHSSIYNSLRLTSPREIMGFTDFPFLVKKGRDMRRFPGHKELFLYLKDFCEWFGLREMIRFNTRVEYVGLLDSEAIGKDLRWVVRSKEKKTEKVVEEVFDAVVVATGHYSQPRLPSIKGMDAWKRKQMHSHIYRVTEPFHNEVVVVVGNSLSGQDISIELVEVAKEVYLSSKSLNISEGLSKILSKHDTLHLRPQIESLHEDGRVLFVDGTWVIADTIIYCTGYSYTFPFLDTKGIVAVDDDRVGPLYEHTFPPSLAPSLSFMGIPRKIIGFPFFESQAIWIAQLLSGKRTLPSWDEMMQSIKDFYHSRDLAGVPKHYTHDIAEFEYCDRYGDHVEFPHLEEWRKQLCVSALVNADVNLEKYRDSWDNDHDLLQEALQSPHFTQLGTEAFTL, via the exons aTGGTCTCTGTGAGGACCCAATCTAAGCGTGTGTGTGTGATCGGGGCTGGACCATCAGGGCTAGTAGCTGCAAGGGAGTTGAGTAAAGAAGGCCATAGTGCGGTGGTTTTGGAACAAAACCATGATGTTGGAGGCCAATGGCTATATGATCCAAATGTTGAGGTTGAGGATCCTCTTGGAAGGAACACTTTTCTAAAGGTACATAGTAGTATTTATAACTCTTTGAGGCTCACATCTCCTAGGGAGATCATGGGGTTCACTGATTTTCCATTTTTGGTCAAGAAAGGTAGGGACATGAGAAGGTTCCCTGGCCACAAAGAACTTTTTCTGTACCTAAAAGATTTTTGTGAGTGGTTTGGGTTAAGGGAGATGATAAGGTTCAACACAAGGGTGGAGTATGTGGGTTTGTTGGATTCTGAAGCCATTGGCAAAGATTTGAGATGGGTTGTTCGGAGTAAAGAGAAGAAGACCgagaaggtggtggaagaggTCTTTGATGCAGTGGTTGTAGCCACTGGTCATTACTCTCAGCCTAGGTTGCCTTCCATTAAAG GCATGGATGCATGGAAAAGGAAGCAAATGCATAGTCATATCTACAGGGTTACCGAGCCATTTCACAATGAG gttgttgtggtggttggaAACTCGTTGAGTGGACAAGATATATCAATAGAACTTGTGGAAGTGGCAAAGGAAGTTTACCTCAGCTCCAAATCTCTTAACATTTCGGAAGGTCTATCAAAAATTCTCTCCAAGCATGACACCTTGCATCTTCGTCCACAG ATAGAGTCTCTTCATGAAGATGGACGGGTTCTATTTGTAGATGGCACTTGGGTTATTGCTGATACCATCATATACTGCACAGG GTATTCATATACGTTCCCATTTCTTGACACCAAAGGGATAGTAGCTGTGGATGATGACAGAGTGGGTCCTTTGTATGAGCATACATTCCCTCCTTCTCTTgcaccttctctctctttcatggGTATTCCTAGAAAG ATTATAGGGTTCCCTTTCTTTGAGTCCCAAGCAATATGGATAGCTCAGCTTCTGTCTGGGAAAAGAACATTGCCATCATGGGATGAAATGATGCAATCCATTAAGGATTTCTATCACTCTAGGGATCTTGCTGGTGTTCCAAAGCATTACACCCACGATATAGCAGAGTTTGAG TATTGTGATAGATATGGAGATCATGTTGAATTCCCACATTTAGAAGAATGGAGGAAACAGCTATGCGTTTCAGCCTTAGTAAATGCTGATGTAAACTTAGAAAAATATCGTGATTCGTGGGATAATGATCATGACCTACTTCAAGAGGCTCTTCAAAGTCCTCATTTCACTCAACTTGGGACTGAAGCTTTTACTCTGTGA